A portion of the Piliocolobus tephrosceles isolate RC106 unplaced genomic scaffold, ASM277652v3 unscaffolded_28120, whole genome shotgun sequence genome contains these proteins:
- the LOC111525975 gene encoding histone H2A type 1-H, which translates to MSGRGKQGGKARAKAKTRSSRAGLQFPVGRVHRLLRKGNYAERVGAGAPVYLAAVLEYLTAEILELAGNAARDNKKTRIIPRHLQLAIRNDEELNKLLGKVTIAQGGVLP; encoded by the coding sequence ATGTCTGGGCGTGGTAAGCAGGGAGGCAAAGCTCGCGCCAAGGCCAAGACCCGCTCTTCTCGGGCCGGGCTTCAGTTTCCCGTGGGCCGAGTGCACCGCCTGCTCCGCAAAGGCAACTATGCCGAGCGGGTCGGGGCTGGGGCGCCGGTGTACCTGGCGGCGGTGCTGGAGTACCTGACCGCCGAGATCCTGGAGCTGGCTGGCAACGCGGCCCGCGACAACAAGAAGACTCGCATCATCCCGCGTCACCTCCAGCTGGCTATCCGCAACGACGAGGAGCTCAACAAACTGCTGGGCAAAGTCACCATCGCACAGGGTGGTGTTCTGCCCA
- the LOC111525952 gene encoding histone H2B type 1-M produces MPEPLKSAPAPKKGSKKAINKAQKKDGKKRKRSRKESYSVYVYKVLKQVHPDTGISSKAMGIMNSFVNDIFERIAGEASRLAHYNKRSTITSREIQTAVRLLLPGELAKHAVSEGTKAVTKYTSSK; encoded by the coding sequence ATGCCTGAACCACTAAAATCTGCTCCAGCCCCTAAAAAGGGCTCCAAGAAGGCTATTAACAAGGCTCAGAAGAAGGATGGAAAGAAGCGGAAACGCAGTCGCAAGGAAAGCTACTCCGTGTACGTGTACAAAGTGCTGAAGCAAGTCCACCCCGACACCGGCATTTCCTCCAAGGCTATGGGGATTATGAACTCCTTTGTCAATGACATCTTCGAGCGTATTGCCGGAGAAGCGTCACGCCTGGCGCATTATAACAAGCGTTCGACCATCACTTCGAGGGAGATTCAGACGGCCGTGCGCTTACTGCTGCCTGGGGAGTTGGCAAAGCACGCCGTGTCCGAGGGCACCAAGGCCGTCACCAAATATACCAGCTCCAAGTGA